Proteins from a single region of Rhodovibrio salinarum DSM 9154:
- a CDS encoding efflux RND transporter permease subunit — protein sequence MSDHNDPQSPLQRIQARRAQRPDPDARGPLAWMARHRVAPNLLMAVLLIGGLLMTTQIRQEVFPEFQADSVIVQVPYPGASPSEVEQGVILAVEEAVQGIIGVEEVTSTAREGSATITAEVQQSADYQRVYQDVRQAVDSITTFPDDAEEPDLRSKKWRRDVLDMQIFGDVDRDVLREAAERVRDSLIQADGVTQVGLEGIREFRVLIDVPQDSLRAYDLTLEEVRQIVADSALDRAGGSLETGKGEFLVRLKERKEWADEFAQIPVVTSKSGSIVRLGDIAEVRNGFSETDEAAWYNGTPAIGVEVFRVGNETPTGVSQAVHDALPEVLSELPPQIDVTIQDDASEVYQQRIDLLLKNGFMGLCLVLVLLSLFLEFKLAFWVTVGIPVAFVGTFIFMPVLDVSINMVSLFAFILALGIVVDDAIVAGENIYEHRQRGMGAIEAAIHGARDIAVPIAFSILTNVVAFLPMALIPGAWGQIWAVIPAIVATALLISWVEAMLILPAHLGHVRPNPTTGIGARLHAWQRIFADGLQSVTERGFGPLLAVAMRLRYLTIAAAIAILAVVVAIPVSGRMGFILMPEVEASVAEATAVMPVGAPDSRREKVRETLVAAAETVLAENGGTQLGDGTYAEIESDQIEVRVYLSPPDVRPISTRAFTEKWRDQVGELSGVEYIRYSSQGGPGGGPSLSVELSHPDVDTLERAASDLAQRMSGLAPVKDVDDGTGDGKPQLDITLTEEARALGLSAAEIGRQVRGQFYGLEAVKQQRGRNEVTALVRAPESERDGLEDIEDMLIQVPGGGTVPLTQVANINRDRAYTKITRRDGRRTVTVTANVTPIEATSRVTATLRAEMLPQLTADYPGLDYAFEGRQASMREALDSFVYTVSAGLFLIFALLAIPLHSYVQPLIVMTAIPFGVVGAILGHLLMGYALSIISIMGMIALGGVVVNGALVMIDYANRRLNEGHDAFTAMHMAGVRRFRPILLTTLTTFGGLAPMIFETSRQARFLIPMALSLGYGILFATAILLLLTPCLYLVLDDLRRLPERLGLTRTALPDRDPAE from the coding sequence ATGAGCGACCACAACGATCCGCAGAGTCCGCTGCAACGCATCCAGGCGCGCCGGGCCCAGCGCCCGGACCCGGACGCGCGCGGCCCGCTTGCCTGGATGGCCCGGCATCGGGTGGCGCCCAACCTGCTGATGGCGGTGTTACTGATCGGCGGACTGCTGATGACCACGCAGATCCGCCAGGAGGTCTTCCCCGAGTTCCAGGCCGACAGCGTGATCGTCCAGGTGCCCTACCCCGGCGCCAGCCCATCGGAAGTCGAGCAGGGGGTCATCCTGGCGGTCGAGGAGGCGGTTCAGGGGATTATCGGCGTCGAGGAAGTGACCTCGACCGCGCGCGAAGGCAGCGCGACGATCACCGCGGAGGTGCAGCAGAGCGCCGATTACCAGCGGGTCTACCAAGACGTCCGACAGGCGGTGGACAGCATCACCACCTTTCCCGACGATGCCGAAGAACCGGATCTGCGCTCCAAGAAGTGGCGGCGCGACGTGCTGGACATGCAGATCTTCGGCGACGTCGACCGCGATGTCCTGCGCGAGGCGGCCGAGCGCGTGCGCGACAGCCTGATCCAGGCCGACGGCGTAACCCAGGTCGGGCTCGAGGGCATTCGGGAGTTCCGGGTGTTGATCGACGTGCCGCAGGACTCCCTGCGCGCTTACGACCTGACGTTGGAGGAGGTGCGCCAAATTGTGGCGGACTCCGCGCTGGACCGCGCGGGCGGCAGCCTGGAGACCGGCAAGGGCGAGTTCCTGGTGCGCTTGAAGGAGCGCAAGGAGTGGGCGGACGAATTCGCCCAGATCCCGGTGGTGACCAGTAAATCCGGTTCGATCGTCCGCCTGGGCGACATCGCGGAGGTGCGCAACGGCTTCTCCGAAACCGACGAAGCTGCCTGGTACAACGGCACGCCCGCGATCGGGGTCGAGGTCTTCCGGGTGGGGAACGAGACTCCCACCGGGGTCTCGCAAGCCGTGCATGACGCCTTGCCCGAGGTGCTCTCGGAACTGCCGCCGCAGATCGACGTCACGATCCAGGACGATGCCTCGGAGGTCTACCAGCAGCGTATCGATCTGCTGCTCAAGAACGGCTTCATGGGCCTGTGCCTAGTGCTTGTGCTGTTGAGCCTGTTTTTGGAGTTCAAGCTGGCGTTTTGGGTGACCGTCGGCATCCCGGTGGCGTTCGTTGGCACCTTCATCTTCATGCCGGTGCTGGACGTCTCCATCAACATGGTCAGCCTGTTCGCCTTCATCCTGGCGCTCGGCATCGTGGTCGACGACGCCATTGTCGCGGGCGAGAACATCTACGAACACCGCCAGCGCGGGATGGGCGCGATCGAGGCCGCGATCCACGGCGCGCGCGACATCGCGGTCCCGATCGCCTTCTCGATTCTGACCAACGTGGTGGCCTTCCTGCCGATGGCGCTGATCCCGGGCGCCTGGGGGCAGATCTGGGCGGTCATCCCGGCGATCGTGGCGACCGCGCTGCTGATCTCCTGGGTCGAGGCGATGCTGATCTTGCCCGCGCACCTGGGCCACGTCCGGCCAAATCCGACGACCGGGATCGGCGCGCGCCTGCACGCCTGGCAACGCATCTTCGCCGACGGTCTGCAGAGCGTGACCGAACGCGGCTTCGGCCCGCTGCTCGCGGTTGCGATGCGCCTGCGTTATCTGACCATCGCCGCCGCGATCGCGATCCTCGCGGTCGTCGTCGCGATCCCGGTTAGCGGACGCATGGGCTTCATCCTGATGCCGGAGGTCGAGGCCAGCGTGGCGGAGGCGACCGCCGTGATGCCCGTCGGCGCGCCGGACAGCCGCCGGGAAAAGGTTCGAGAAACGCTCGTCGCGGCGGCGGAAACGGTGCTGGCGGAAAACGGCGGCACGCAGCTCGGCGACGGCACCTATGCCGAGATCGAGTCCGACCAGATCGAGGTCCGTGTCTACCTAAGCCCACCTGATGTGCGGCCGATCTCCACCCGCGCGTTCACCGAGAAGTGGCGCGATCAGGTCGGCGAGCTGTCGGGCGTCGAGTATATCCGCTACTCCAGCCAGGGCGGTCCAGGCGGCGGACCGTCGCTGTCGGTGGAACTGAGCCACCCGGACGTTGACACCTTGGAACGCGCGGCCTCCGACCTCGCCCAGCGGATGTCCGGTCTAGCGCCGGTCAAGGACGTCGACGACGGCACGGGCGACGGCAAGCCACAGCTCGACATTACGCTCACCGAGGAAGCGCGCGCGCTCGGTCTGTCGGCGGCGGAAATCGGCCGTCAGGTGCGCGGACAGTTCTACGGCCTGGAAGCGGTCAAGCAGCAACGCGGGCGCAACGAGGTCACCGCGCTGGTGCGCGCACCGGAATCTGAGCGCGACGGCCTGGAAGACATCGAGGACATGCTGATCCAGGTCCCGGGCGGCGGCACCGTGCCCCTGACCCAGGTTGCCAACATCAACCGCGACCGTGCCTACACCAAGATCACCCGACGCGACGGCCGGCGAACCGTCACGGTGACCGCCAACGTCACCCCGATCGAGGCTACCAGCCGTGTCACCGCAACGCTGCGCGCGGAGATGCTGCCGCAGCTCACCGCGGACTACCCGGGACTGGACTACGCGTTCGAAGGCCGCCAGGCGTCAATGCGCGAAGCGTTGGATTCCTTCGTCTACACCGTTTCCGCGGGGCTCTTCCTGATCTTCGCCCTGCTGGCGATCCCGTTGCACAGCTACGTTCAGCCGCTGATCGTGATGACCGCGATCCCGTTCGGTGTGGTCGGTGCGATCCTGGGCCACTTGCTGATGGGCTACGCGCTGTCGATCATCTCGATCATGGGCATGATCGCGCTGGGCGGCGTGGTCGTGAACGGCGCGCTGGTGATGATCGACTACGCCAACCGACGCCTGAACGAAGGCCACGATGCCTTCACCGCGATGCATATGGCTGGCGTGCGTCGCTTCCGGCCGATCCTGCTGACGACGCTGACGACTTTTGGCGGGCTCGCGCCCATGATCTTCGAAACCAGCCGGCAGGCGCGCTTCCTGATTCCGATGGCCCTGTCGCTTGGCTACGGCATCCTGTTCGCCACCGCGATCCTGCTGTTGCTGACCCCGTGCTTGTACCTGGTCCTCGATGACCTCCGCCGCCTGCCCGAGCGCCTGGGCCTGACCCGCACCGCCTTGCCCGACCGCGATCCGGCCGAGTAA
- a CDS encoding exopolysaccharide biosynthesis protein yields the protein MGLSERVPTSEILDKLARDATSDEVTLGWIIGRLSERSFGIVMLLIGLVGLLPGVSTFAGVLLAIPAIQMMLGRDEPVLPARVAHRRFSTRRLGRLIARVTPTLRWIERAVRPRWNTPFETRKRVVGLIAFLLGATLLIPVPFSHLLPIAAIMLLAFAFLEEDGLILAIAIAVSLLSLAVSAAALWGVIEVGLLI from the coding sequence ATGGGTCTCTCCGAGCGAGTGCCGACATCTGAGATCCTGGACAAACTCGCCCGGGACGCCACGTCCGACGAGGTGACTCTCGGGTGGATTATCGGACGCCTGAGCGAGCGTTCGTTCGGCATCGTGATGCTGCTCATCGGGCTGGTCGGTCTGCTGCCGGGCGTCTCCACCTTCGCGGGGGTTCTGCTGGCGATACCGGCGATTCAGATGATGCTCGGTCGCGACGAGCCCGTCCTCCCAGCGCGCGTCGCGCACCGCCGGTTTTCCACGCGACGTCTTGGCCGTTTGATTGCCCGGGTGACGCCGACCCTCCGCTGGATCGAACGCGCCGTTAGACCGCGCTGGAACACGCCGTTTGAAACCAGGAAGCGCGTGGTCGGACTGATCGCGTTTCTGCTCGGCGCAACGCTGCTGATCCCGGTGCCGTTCAGCCATTTGTTGCCGATCGCTGCGATCATGCTGCTGGCCTTCGCTTTCTTGGAAGAAGACGGCCTGATCCTGGCGATCGCCATCGCCGTTTCCTTACTCTCACTCGCCGTCAGTGCAGCTGCACTCTGGGGGGTCATCGAAGTCGGCCTTCTGATTTAA
- a CDS encoding LuxR C-terminal-related transcriptional regulator, with protein sequence MTEINAYVIDANRLSREGLIAILSRGDLTVAKEASTLDELRTQGSEDAEPNLILIDCGHDPEVARRNLDQLRGWYPTSKIVVLSASEDPTFLVACFSAPIDGLVSKNVSSSALLKSLHLVMAGERVFPSQLVTMLLAGGASAAVSSPKLQAGSPSLSERETQILQCLVAGDSNKAIANRLHVTEATVKVHLKSILRKIQVRNRTQAAIWALNRGMNAGEINIDPKNLSTDHGQTLR encoded by the coding sequence ATGACCGAGATTAATGCCTACGTTATCGATGCCAATCGCCTATCGCGCGAAGGACTCATCGCCATTCTAAGTCGCGGCGACCTGACAGTTGCAAAAGAAGCCTCCACGCTCGATGAGTTGCGTACACAGGGCTCCGAAGACGCCGAGCCCAACCTGATCCTGATCGACTGCGGTCACGATCCGGAAGTTGCCCGCCGCAATCTCGACCAGCTGCGCGGCTGGTATCCGACGTCCAAGATCGTCGTCCTCAGCGCCAGTGAGGATCCAACCTTCCTCGTTGCTTGCTTCAGCGCTCCGATCGACGGACTGGTCTCGAAGAACGTCTCCTCAAGCGCCCTGCTGAAGTCGCTCCATCTAGTCATGGCGGGCGAGCGGGTTTTCCCCTCGCAGCTGGTCACCATGCTGCTGGCCGGCGGCGCCAGTGCAGCCGTCTCGTCCCCGAAACTGCAGGCGGGCTCGCCGTCGCTCTCGGAACGGGAAACGCAGATCCTGCAGTGCCTGGTCGCCGGCGACAGCAATAAGGCGATCGCCAACCGCCTGCACGTCACCGAGGCGACCGTAAAGGTCCATCTCAAGAGCATCCTGCGCAAGATTCAGGTCCGCAACCGCACGCAGGCCGCGATTTGGGCGCTCAACCGGGGCATGAACGCAGGCGAAATCAACATCGATCCCAAGAACCTCAGCACGGACCACGGCCAAACGCTACGGTAA
- a CDS encoding class I SAM-dependent methyltransferase, producing the protein MSGVNLTHRLPLLTTADGWEDYALLDSGAGRKLERYADHTVIRPEPQAIWQPALADEIWQAADAWFEGTDDSASRWGFNGAPAQAWPMRYADVAFEARFTPFRHLGVFVEQAAQWDWFRPLIEARTAAGRPVRVLNLFAYTGVASLIAARAGADVTHLDASKKAITWANRNQELAGLQDAPIRWIADDAVKFLRREVKRGRTYDGVLLDPPKYGRGTKGEVWQLYEGLPELLQLATQVLSEDALFLVATVYAIRMSSTSLHYGLAEALAERAGMLESGEMGVCDQAGRTLVSAIFARWQAE; encoded by the coding sequence ATGAGTGGTGTCAACTTGACCCATCGCCTGCCGCTGCTAACGACGGCCGACGGCTGGGAGGACTACGCGCTGCTGGACTCCGGCGCCGGGCGCAAGCTGGAGCGCTACGCCGATCACACCGTGATTCGCCCGGAGCCGCAGGCGATCTGGCAGCCGGCGCTTGCGGACGAGATCTGGCAGGCCGCCGACGCCTGGTTCGAAGGCACCGACGACAGCGCCAGCCGCTGGGGGTTCAACGGGGCGCCCGCGCAGGCCTGGCCGATGCGTTACGCCGATGTGGCGTTCGAGGCGCGCTTCACCCCCTTTCGGCATCTGGGCGTGTTCGTCGAGCAGGCCGCGCAGTGGGACTGGTTCCGGCCACTGATCGAGGCGCGCACCGCCGCGGGGCGGCCCGTGCGTGTGCTTAACCTGTTCGCCTATACCGGCGTCGCCAGCCTGATCGCCGCGCGGGCAGGGGCGGACGTGACCCATCTGGATGCGTCCAAGAAGGCGATCACCTGGGCCAACCGCAACCAGGAGCTCGCTGGCCTGCAGGACGCCCCGATCCGCTGGATCGCCGACGATGCGGTCAAGTTCCTGCGCCGCGAGGTCAAGCGCGGGCGCACCTACGACGGTGTGCTGCTCGACCCGCCCAAGTACGGCCGGGGCACCAAGGGGGAGGTCTGGCAGCTCTACGAGGGGCTGCCCGAACTGCTGCAACTCGCCACCCAGGTGCTGAGCGAGGACGCGCTGTTCCTGGTCGCCACCGTCTACGCGATCCGGATGTCCAGCACGTCCCTGCACTACGGGCTGGCGGAAGCGCTTGCCGAACGCGCAGGTATGCTGGAAAGCGGCGAGATGGGCGTGTGCGATCAGGCGGGTCGTACTTTGGTCAGTGCCATCTTCGCGCGCTGGCAGGCGGAGTGA
- a CDS encoding TrmH family RNA methyltransferase, with protein MSVEPNSQDRAIKRITSPGNTQVKAIRALHQKKHRESEGRFLAEGLRILAEAIDQGHAIETLVVLPEMRDHRVGARLVAHTLDNGGSVLEVSEPVLAKIARKDNPQGAVGVLPQRWERLETVDATGDRCWAVLEGIRDPGNLGTILRTLDAVGGAGAILLDQCCDPYSIEGVRASMGSLFCQRLVHTDFQTFQAWRARQGGMLVGTSLKATRDYQQVTYPRPTFVFMGNEQSGLPAEYEAGCDELVLIPMRGRADSLNVSIAASVMLYEVLNQDRRRSGGQE; from the coding sequence ATGTCCGTCGAACCCAATTCCCAAGACCGTGCCATCAAGCGGATCACCAGCCCGGGCAACACCCAGGTCAAGGCGATCCGCGCGCTACACCAGAAGAAGCACCGCGAGTCCGAGGGCCGCTTCCTGGCCGAGGGGCTGCGCATCCTGGCCGAGGCGATCGATCAGGGGCACGCGATCGAGACGCTGGTCGTGCTGCCCGAAATGCGTGACCACCGGGTCGGTGCGCGGCTGGTCGCGCACACGCTCGATAACGGCGGCAGCGTGCTGGAGGTGAGCGAACCGGTGCTCGCCAAGATCGCCCGCAAGGACAATCCGCAAGGCGCGGTCGGCGTCTTGCCGCAGCGCTGGGAACGGCTGGAGACGGTCGACGCGACGGGCGATCGCTGCTGGGCGGTGCTGGAGGGCATCCGCGACCCCGGTAACCTGGGGACGATCCTGCGCACCCTGGATGCGGTCGGCGGGGCGGGGGCGATCCTGCTGGACCAGTGCTGCGACCCCTATTCGATCGAGGGGGTGCGCGCCTCGATGGGTTCGCTGTTCTGCCAGCGGCTGGTGCACACGGATTTCCAGACCTTCCAGGCTTGGCGCGCGCGCCAGGGCGGGATGCTGGTCGGCACTTCGCTGAAGGCGACCCGCGATTATCAGCAGGTGACCTACCCGCGGCCGACCTTCGTGTTCATGGGTAACGAGCAATCCGGCCTGCCGGCCGAGTACGAGGCCGGCTGCGACGAGCTGGTGCTGATCCCGATGCGTGGGCGCGCCGATTCGTTGAACGTCTCGATCGCCGCCTCGGTGATGCTTTACGAGGTGCTGAACCAGGACCGCCGCCGGTCGGGAGGGCAGGAATGA